One Rosa chinensis cultivar Old Blush chromosome 5, RchiOBHm-V2, whole genome shotgun sequence genomic region harbors:
- the LOC112167583 gene encoding rRNA-processing protein EFG1 isoform X2 translates to MAHGGYGKRRVKPAAGRRSRTGLGVEKKPKSASLKNQIRSVERMLRKNLPPEVREVQEKKLEGLKKQQDIHTRLAVERKIFLRDRKIKFFERRKIERRIRRLEKLQRTTAAQAQDAENSVQLSKLKEDLEYVRFFPKTEKYVALFTGGDDSELVDRRNRMRKQIKANLIAAAASGKDLEETGSEDDGLLDLSEDDFFLSGSSSDEANADDEWTDKSTREQASSASGKAASGMSSDERNQISARALMPPPRPSSNSRSSSVRAQSRFGPSSSKSSSKRAEMSTSSNTSSSRSGTYFKPRGSSSSGATQISNLSSNSDAHKPRRKRRPKKKKQQA, encoded by the exons ATGGCTCACGGCGGCTACGGAAAGCGGAGGGTGAAGCCTGCTGCCGGCCGTCGCTCCCGGACGGGCTTGGGCGTCGAGAAGAAGCCCAAGTCCGCCTCCCTCAAGAATCAGATTCGCTCCGTCGAGCGCATGCTCCGTAAG AATCTACCGCCTGAAGTTAGGGAGGTTCAGGAAAAGAAGTTAGAAGGACTCAAGAAACAGCAAGATATTCATACTCGGCTTGCAGTAGAACGCAAAATATTTTTGCGAGACCGGAAGATAAAATTTTTTG AGAGAAGAAAGATAGAGAGAAGAATAAGACGCTTGGAGAAACTTCAACGTACTACAGCTGCTCAGGCGCAAGATGCAGAGAATTCTGTGCAACTTTCCAAATTGAAAGAAGATCTTGAATATGTTAGG TTCTTTCCCAAGACCGAGAAATATGTCGCTCTGTTTACTGGAGGTGATGATTCAGAGCTTGTTGATAGGAGAAATAGGATGCGTAAGCAGATTAAGGCCAATTTAATTGCTGCAGCTGCTAGTGGGAAGGATTTGGAAG AAACAGGGAGTGAGGATGATGGGCTTTTGGATCTCAGTGAAGATGATTTCTTTCTAAGTGGAAGCTCAAGTGATGAAGCAAATGCAGATGATGAATGGACAGATAAGAGTACAAG GGAACAGGCTTCCAGTGCTTCTGGGAAAGCAGCATCTGGCATGTCCAGTGATGAGAGAAATCAG ATTTCAGCTAGAGCTTTGATGCCTCCCCCTAGGCCATCAAGTAATTCTCGCTCAAGTTCAGTACGTGCTCAATCAAGATTCGGTCCTTCATCAAGCAAAAGTTCATCAAAACGTGCTGAAATGTCTACATCCAGCAATACATCAAGTAGCAGAAGTGGAACTTATTTTAAACCTAGGGGTTCCTCAAGTTCAGGGGCAACTCAAATTAGTAATCTGAGCTCC
- the LOC112167583 gene encoding rRNA-processing protein EFG1 isoform X1 → MAHGGYGKRRVKPAAGRRSRTGLGVEKKPKSASLKNQIRSVERMLRKNLPPEVREVQEKKLEGLKKQQDIHTRLAVERKIFLRDRKIKFFERRKIERRIRRLEKLQRTTAAQAQDAENSVQLSKLKEDLEYVRFFPKTEKYVALFTGGDDSELVDRRNRMRKQIKANLIAAAASGKDLEETGSEDDGLLDLSEDDFFLSGSSSDEANADDEWTDKSTREQASSASGKAASGMSSDERNQRQISARALMPPPRPSSNSRSSSVRAQSRFGPSSSKSSSKRAEMSTSSNTSSSRSGTYFKPRGSSSSGATQISNLSSNSDAHKPRRKRRPKKKKQQA, encoded by the exons ATGGCTCACGGCGGCTACGGAAAGCGGAGGGTGAAGCCTGCTGCCGGCCGTCGCTCCCGGACGGGCTTGGGCGTCGAGAAGAAGCCCAAGTCCGCCTCCCTCAAGAATCAGATTCGCTCCGTCGAGCGCATGCTCCGTAAG AATCTACCGCCTGAAGTTAGGGAGGTTCAGGAAAAGAAGTTAGAAGGACTCAAGAAACAGCAAGATATTCATACTCGGCTTGCAGTAGAACGCAAAATATTTTTGCGAGACCGGAAGATAAAATTTTTTG AGAGAAGAAAGATAGAGAGAAGAATAAGACGCTTGGAGAAACTTCAACGTACTACAGCTGCTCAGGCGCAAGATGCAGAGAATTCTGTGCAACTTTCCAAATTGAAAGAAGATCTTGAATATGTTAGG TTCTTTCCCAAGACCGAGAAATATGTCGCTCTGTTTACTGGAGGTGATGATTCAGAGCTTGTTGATAGGAGAAATAGGATGCGTAAGCAGATTAAGGCCAATTTAATTGCTGCAGCTGCTAGTGGGAAGGATTTGGAAG AAACAGGGAGTGAGGATGATGGGCTTTTGGATCTCAGTGAAGATGATTTCTTTCTAAGTGGAAGCTCAAGTGATGAAGCAAATGCAGATGATGAATGGACAGATAAGAGTACAAG GGAACAGGCTTCCAGTGCTTCTGGGAAAGCAGCATCTGGCATGTCCAGTGATGAGAGAAATCAG AGACAGATTTCAGCTAGAGCTTTGATGCCTCCCCCTAGGCCATCAAGTAATTCTCGCTCAAGTTCAGTACGTGCTCAATCAAGATTCGGTCCTTCATCAAGCAAAAGTTCATCAAAACGTGCTGAAATGTCTACATCCAGCAATACATCAAGTAGCAGAAGTGGAACTTATTTTAAACCTAGGGGTTCCTCAAGTTCAGGGGCAACTCAAATTAGTAATCTGAGCTCC